The Gracilibacillus caseinilyticus genome segment AGAAGAATTAGAGTTTGCTCCTTCCGGTGGCTGGACCACTTGGATAAACACTTCGACTAAAGTCGAGCTTAAGGGCGGTGAGAATGTCATTCGCGCAACTGGAGTGGGAGCGAGTGGTGGAGCTAATATCGACCATTTACGAGTCCACAATAAGAATGACAGTGGTAACGAAGGGCCAATTGAGGTAGAAGATTCAGAAGCAGAGGAAGTAGTTGGCGGCGTTCTGTTGAAGAAGTTGAATCAGTTAGGAATTGCAGTAGATCAGCTTCCAGGTGATGAGGAAGCGATTACTAGAATCGAATTTTTTGCACTTGTTAATCAAGCATTAGGTTATGTTCAGGAAGACAAGTTCAAAAATTTAACGAGTGAAGAATCTGTTTGGGGTGTTTCAACAAATGAATGGTACGCTTATGTACTCGAATCTGCCAAAGCTTTAGGTTATGCTGATCAATTGGTAGCCAATGACACGATCCAACCGGACAAGGAAATTACCGAACAAGAAGCCAATCAGGTGATAGCTAATATTCAGGATAAAGCGGCGGATGCTGGATCTGATCAAGCATTAACATGGGGTGATGCGAGAACACTTGCTACATCACTTCAATCAGAAAATGAAGATACAACGGTTGATATTGCTGGTGCCCATGCGATTTCCGGTAACGTGTTAGCTGTTACGCTAAATGGTCAGTTTGAAGATTTCACTTACTCTGATTTAGAAGTAGTCGTTCCTTCAAGAAAATGGGAACTTTTAGCACCAGGGTTTGAAAATCTTCGAATTGATAAAGCAGCAAAAGTAACCAATCAATTTGGCCAAACCGTTATTTTGATGCACAGTCAGGACGAATGGAATGAATATGGGGAATATCCACAAGAATTTGAAGAAACAAGATTTTCAGGCGATTTAGATACTGCAATCGAAGAAGCAGATAATTTACTGACATGGCAAATGGAGCATGGCGGATGGACGAAAAACTGGCCACATATTTATACAAGACCATGGGATGGAGAAGAATCCAGATCTGAATGGGTAGAGGATGGTCAGGAACTTGGAACGATAGACAATGATGCAACCATTTCTGAGATTCTGTACATTGCACAGGTCTATCAGGAAACAAAGGATCCACGCTATAAAGATAGTGTAGAAAAAGGTCTTGAGTTTTTATTTGATTTGCAATATGACACAGGTGGATTTGCACAAGTCTATCCACGTAGAGGTAATTACTCGGATTATGTCACGTTTAATGATGAAGCGATGGTCAATGTGTTAGAGATGCTGGACCTTGTAGCACAGAAAAAATATCCATTTGATTCTGATTTAGTCAGTGAGGAATATGTCATTAAATCGAAGGAATCAATCAATTCTGCAGTCGACTACATTTTGGAAGCCCAGATTGAAGTAGATGGCAAACTGACTGCATGGTGTGCACAGCATGATCCAGTTACTTATGAGGCAAGAGGAGCACGCGCTTATGAGCATCCATCAATTTCCGGTAGTGAATCTGTCGGTGTTATTCGTTATCTGATGTCCAGACCACAAACAGAAGAGATTAATCAGGCAGTGGAAGCAGCATTAGAATGGCTGGATGAAGTGAAACTCGAAGATACACGATACATTAGTGGCGATCCTAATAACGAATATTTTGTAGAAGATGAAAACTCAACGGCTTGGTATCGTTTTTATGAAATCGGCACAAATGAACCGATATTCTCTGGCCGTGATGGTGTCATCAAACACGATATTATGGAAATCGAAGCAGAGCGTCGTAATGGCTATTCATGGGGTGGACATTGGGGTACGCAATTGTTAGAAACAACACAACAGACAGGTAACTATGAGGACAAGGTTTTTGTCCAAGTAAGTGGAACTGAATCAGCTACTGCTGATGGCAGAACATTGGTACAGGATCAAGTGAAAACGGTAGAAGGTCAAACAAAACAAATTGGCGAAATTGACAGTGATCTTATCGTAGCAAAAGATGGATCAGGTGATTACGAAACTGTACAGGCAGCAATCGATGCCGTACCTGCTAACAATAGTAATCCGGTTACCATTTTTGTGAAAGATGGTACGTATAAGGAAGTTGTAACGATTCCAGACAACAAACCATTCATTACATTGTTAGGTGAAAGTGAAGAGAACACGGTCATTACCTATGATAATTATGCAGGCCGTGACAATGGTGTTGGTGGAACAATGGGTACAAGTGGAAGTGCGAGTGTTTATTTAAGAGCGAACGATTTAATTGTCAAAAATATGACGTTAGAAAATTCATTTGACGAGAGTATCAATGTAGAAGGTAATCAGGCAGTTGCTGTGTATGCCAGTGGTGAACGTCAATATTTTAAAAATGTCCGGTTTATTGGTAATCAGGACACGTTATATACACGTGATGGTACACAATACTACACCAATGTCTATATCGAAGGAGACGTAGATTTTATCTTTGGTGCAGCAAGTGTTGTCATTGAGGATTCCACTATTCATTCCTTGGATAGAGGATCTGATTCCAATAATGGTTATGTAACAGCTGCAAGTACACTGCTTGATGATGAATACGGCATGTTGATTAAGGATAGCTCGTTCACGAGTGACGCACCTGATGGAACAGTCTATTTAGGAAGACCTTGGCCAGCAGGCGGAAATCCACAAGCCCGAGGCAGTGTGGTCATCATGGAAAGTGAATTAGGTGCCCACATTAAAGAAGAAGGTTGGACTTCAATGAGTGGACTTCAACCGGAAGATGCGCGACTTTATGAATATAAAAATGAAGGCCCCGGAGCAGTCATTAATGATTCACGTCGTCAACTGACAGATGATGAAGCAGAGAAGTGGACCATCCAAAATGTTCTTAAAGGCTGGGATCCATCCACAGTCGATTCGGATGACGGCGGCGATGGAGACGGCAACGGAGATGGAGACGGCAACGGAGATGGAGACGGCAACGGAGATGGAGATGGCAATGGAGATGGAGATGGCAATGGAGATGGAGATGGCAACGGAGATGGAGACGGCAACGGAGATGGAGACGGCAACGGAGATGGAGACGGCAACGGAGATGGAGATGGAGATGGCAACGGAGATGGAGATGACAACAATGACCAAGCCGATAAAAAAATGACCGTCCATTTAAATGAAAAAGCAGAAGTAGAGGCTGGCATGACAATTAACATTGCTGCTTCAGCTACATCGGTGAAATTGCCAGATGATT includes the following:
- the pelA gene encoding pectate lyase, encoding MNVKRIGHIALIFMLLITTVFSSMPATIVKADDNINNVVIYEDDFNQQTTEDAPEGLEIGGSGGTVTVAETPDAENKSVHLNDTSESDFVSVSKSFEDLTNQVTVEMKFMQPEYTSSTKIMRLKGDNTAVILETKNNQIGYRYGDDTYENLAEAEPGKWYAIKVAVDLANKTADVFIDGEAVLEDAELNSDTTVINYFETFTPGSKALGHYVDDLKISHKEQVEEVPEADVSHLFDFNSDKTGEAPADVSVSDGGGAVTVADVPSAENKSVFLDDTSEETNVILSKSFEDLAGVVTVEANFMQPSYTSSTKVMRMKGDGTPVIIETKNNNITYRTGDNYQPLVELQENTWYKVKVEINLDEQKASVYINDELKLENAELNEQASVVNFVESFTPNSGTDGHYIDDLSISGFYPTDPEEPTDPEDPTDPETPDENGAGDIYEAEDAELSDAIVDNQHVGFTGDGFVDYKPNAPGGWIEWVVDVPVDGEYRLDFRYAHGGTDQRPADISVDGEVVTEELEFAPSGGWTTWKNTSTKVQLKAGENVIRATGAGASGGANIDHMQVLMEVDQTYEAEDAVLDTEKVIIDNKHVGFTGTGFIDFNPNAPGSWVEWTVDVPVAGEYNLDFRYAHGGTDQRPSQIKVNGEVVEEELEFAPSGGWTTWINTSTKVELKGGENVIRATGVGASGGANIDHLRVHNKNDSGNEGPIEVEDSEAEEVVGGVLLKKLNQLGIAVDQLPGDEEAITRIEFFALVNQALGYVQEDKFKNLTSEESVWGVSTNEWYAYVLESAKALGYADQLVANDTIQPDKEITEQEANQVIANIQDKAADAGSDQALTWGDARTLATSLQSENEDTTVDIAGAHAISGNVLAVTLNGQFEDFTYSDLEVVVPSRKWELLAPGFENLRIDKAAKVTNQFGQTVILMHSQDEWNEYGEYPQEFEETRFSGDLDTAIEEADNLLTWQMEHGGWTKNWPHIYTRPWDGEESRSEWVEDGQELGTIDNDATISEILYIAQVYQETKDPRYKDSVEKGLEFLFDLQYDTGGFAQVYPRRGNYSDYVTFNDEAMVNVLEMLDLVAQKKYPFDSDLVSEEYVIKSKESINSAVDYILEAQIEVDGKLTAWCAQHDPVTYEARGARAYEHPSISGSESVGVIRYLMSRPQTEEINQAVEAALEWLDEVKLEDTRYISGDPNNEYFVEDENSTAWYRFYEIGTNEPIFSGRDGVIKHDIMEIEAERRNGYSWGGHWGTQLLETTQQTGNYEDKVFVQVSGTESATADGRTLVQDQVKTVEGQTKQIGEIDSDLIVAKDGSGDYETVQAAIDAVPANNSNPVTIFVKDGTYKEVVTIPDNKPFITLLGESEENTVITYDNYAGRDNGVGGTMGTSGSASVYLRANDLIVKNMTLENSFDESINVEGNQAVAVYASGERQYFKNVRFIGNQDTLYTRDGTQYYTNVYIEGDVDFIFGAASVVIEDSTIHSLDRGSDSNNGYVTAASTLLDDEYGMLIKDSSFTSDAPDGTVYLGRPWPAGGNPQARGSVVIMESELGAHIKEEGWTSMSGLQPEDARLYEYKNEGPGAVINDSRRQLTDDEAEKWTIQNVLKGWDPSTVDSDDGGDGDGNGDGDGNGDGDGNGDGDGNGDGDGNGDGDGNGDGDGNGDGDGNGDGDGNGDGDGDGNGDGDDNNDQADKKMTVHLNEKAEVEAGMTINIAASATSVKLPDDLPEGTKVMIQKADTEDVGDLEIAGDVFTFDFTFPEGAEDYSGEFELSMGYDEASYEADQVAVYYFNESNGNWEKIDGTVKDGQVSATVNHFSTYGVLAEVEASNDDAGNDNEDDGILPDTATNIFNWLLSSAMLLVIGMTILIMARQRKNNMIK